From the genome of Planctomycetia bacterium, one region includes:
- a CDS encoding DUF1501 domain-containing protein yields the protein MVRRDLAPALSHPTLSRRAVVQAGAIGLLGFGMNHVAALQAEAALKTSPKARNCIFLFLSGGLSQIDSFDMKPATSEVIRGPFMPIATAVPGLEICEHLPLLAARSRLWSLCRSLTHPSNEHFDGTTLMLTGRSSFPAGTDRMKPSTNDSPSIAAVANAVLPARSNLPAAMILPERLIEPRFMRAPPGQGAGMMGATREPWFVDAAPFRGDLLGAYPGYEFTDLDKPFAKKDYPFQAPNLSLPEGLASDRFRDRLALLKTLVAQRAVLEGAAESLEFDRFRADAVSLLADKSTQRAFDVHAADPAVQDRYGRNSFGRSCLMARQLVEAGVGLVQVNLGSMSTWDTHGNAAEHLRDKLFPPTDRAVAALLDDLNERGLLDSTLVVMASEFGRTPYTSSGPSYKSPGRNHWGGVQSILLAGGGIQGGRVVGASDKQGAYPDHTPQRPENFAATIYQALGIPQTTAWHDGSGRPHFVYHDEPIPGLF from the coding sequence ATGGTCCGCCGTGATCTTGCTCCCGCGCTATCGCATCCGACGCTTTCCCGTCGTGCCGTCGTTCAGGCCGGCGCGATCGGGCTCCTTGGTTTCGGCATGAACCACGTCGCGGCGTTGCAAGCCGAAGCCGCGCTGAAGACCTCGCCGAAGGCACGCAACTGCATCTTCTTGTTCCTCTCCGGCGGCCTATCGCAAATCGATAGCTTCGACATGAAGCCGGCCACGTCGGAAGTGATTCGGGGTCCGTTTATGCCGATCGCGACCGCCGTGCCGGGCCTCGAAATCTGCGAACATTTGCCGCTGCTCGCGGCGCGCAGTCGGCTGTGGTCGCTTTGCCGCTCGCTGACCCATCCGTCGAACGAACACTTCGACGGCACGACGCTGATGCTCACCGGCCGGTCGTCGTTTCCGGCCGGCACCGATCGGATGAAACCGAGTACGAACGATTCGCCCTCGATCGCTGCGGTCGCCAACGCTGTGCTGCCGGCACGCTCGAACCTCCCAGCGGCGATGATCTTGCCGGAACGATTGATCGAGCCTCGTTTCATGCGCGCGCCGCCGGGCCAAGGGGCCGGCATGATGGGAGCGACGCGCGAGCCGTGGTTCGTCGACGCGGCTCCTTTTCGGGGGGACTTGCTCGGCGCCTATCCCGGTTACGAGTTCACCGACCTCGACAAGCCGTTCGCGAAAAAAGACTATCCGTTTCAGGCCCCCAATCTCTCGCTCCCCGAGGGATTGGCGAGCGACCGATTTCGCGATCGTCTCGCACTATTGAAGACCCTCGTCGCGCAACGCGCCGTGCTCGAAGGAGCCGCCGAGAGTCTGGAGTTCGATCGTTTCCGCGCCGACGCCGTTTCGCTGCTGGCCGATAAGTCGACGCAGCGCGCCTTCGACGTACACGCCGCCGATCCGGCCGTGCAAGATCGCTACGGCCGCAATTCGTTCGGGAGGTCGTGTTTAATGGCCCGGCAGCTGGTCGAAGCCGGCGTCGGGCTCGTGCAAGTCAATCTCGGCAGCATGTCGACTTGGGACACGCACGGCAACGCCGCCGAACACTTGCGCGACAAGCTCTTCCCGCCGACCGATCGTGCGGTCGCCGCCTTGCTCGACGACTTGAACGAGCGCGGCCTGTTGGACTCGACGTTGGTCGTCATGGCGAGCGAGTTCGGGCGGACTCCGTACACGTCGAGCGGACCGTCGTATAAGTCGCCGGGACGCAACCACTGGGGCGGCGTGCAATCGATTTTGCTCGCCGGGGGCGGCATCCAAGGAGGGCGTGTCGTCGGTGCCTCCGACAAGCAAGGTGCCTATCCCGATCACACGCCGCAACGGCCGGAGAACTTCGCCGCGACGATCTATCAAGCGCTCGGCATCCCGCAAACCACGGCCTGGCACGATGGCTCCGGCCGGCCGCACTTCGTCTATCACGACGAACCGATCCCGGGCCTTTTTTAA
- a CDS encoding DUF1501 domain-containing protein yields MLSVGTTSSSDRRTFLRAGGLGVAGLGGLSLSGLLRRQAEAKSSARSKSLIYIVLSGGPSHIDMYDMKPGAPAEFRGPFSPVATSLPGCEICEFMPLQAKLMNRIALVRGIRSVENDHFLSEVYTGLPRTAGARPSFGSLISRLLPNSGALPSYVNVNEKPGTNENDYEWPHYAGPEHAPFRPSHESLADLTPAKSLDRLRDRRELLTAFDALKRQVDQVQSYRALDRYQAKAFEIVTSAAVRDAFDLSKEPPKVVERYGKGGQYTHQTYKDLRYPWDAKPFILARRLVEAGVRIVTVAVGNWDHHSGANSDIFVSLRTVLPALDRSLYALFEDLRERGLEQDVGVVVLGEFGRTPKITYPGPGREHWAEAGCALFYGGSWKTGQVLGATDARAERSLDGRIGFQNVMASIYRLFGIDPTTAIADFNGRPQYLLDHNYPIAGLI; encoded by the coding sequence ATGTTGAGCGTCGGCACTACTTCTTCGAGCGATCGACGAACGTTTCTTCGTGCCGGCGGCCTCGGAGTCGCGGGGCTCGGCGGGCTGTCGCTATCGGGGTTGCTTCGCCGTCAAGCCGAAGCAAAGAGTTCTGCACGATCGAAGTCGCTAATCTACATCGTGCTCAGCGGCGGGCCGAGCCACATCGATATGTACGACATGAAGCCCGGCGCACCGGCCGAGTTTCGCGGGCCGTTCAGCCCGGTCGCCACAAGCCTGCCGGGTTGCGAGATTTGCGAGTTCATGCCCCTGCAGGCGAAGCTGATGAATCGCATTGCGTTGGTGCGCGGCATTCGCTCCGTCGAGAACGACCATTTTCTCAGCGAGGTTTATACCGGCCTGCCGCGCACCGCCGGGGCGCGGCCTTCGTTCGGGTCGTTGATCAGTCGTTTGCTCCCCAACTCCGGCGCACTGCCGAGTTACGTCAACGTCAACGAAAAGCCTGGCACGAACGAGAACGATTACGAGTGGCCGCACTACGCCGGACCCGAACATGCGCCGTTTCGGCCGAGCCACGAGTCGCTCGCTGATCTGACGCCCGCCAAGTCGCTTGATCGTCTGCGCGACCGCCGCGAACTACTAACCGCATTCGACGCGCTGAAGCGCCAAGTCGATCAGGTGCAGTCGTATCGAGCACTCGATCGTTATCAAGCGAAGGCCTTTGAGATCGTTACTTCGGCGGCTGTGCGGGATGCGTTCGACCTCTCGAAGGAACCGCCGAAGGTCGTCGAGCGCTATGGTAAGGGGGGACAGTATACCCATCAAACCTATAAAGACTTGCGCTATCCGTGGGACGCGAAGCCGTTTATCCTGGCGCGGCGGTTGGTCGAGGCCGGCGTGCGCATCGTCACCGTCGCGGTCGGCAACTGGGATCATCACAGCGGTGCCAACTCCGACATTTTCGTCTCGCTTCGCACGGTGCTGCCGGCTCTCGATCGTTCGCTCTACGCGCTGTTCGAAGATCTCCGCGAGCGTGGGCTCGAGCAAGACGTCGGCGTAGTCGTGCTCGGCGAGTTCGGACGGACGCCGAAGATCACCTACCCCGGACCGGGCCGGGAGCATTGGGCCGAAGCGGGGTGCGCGCTCTTTTACGGCGGAAGTTGGAAGACCGGTCAAGTTCTCGGCGCGACCGATGCCCGAGCCGAGCGCTCGCTCGACGGCCGCATCGGATTCCAGAACGTCATGGCTTCCATCTACCGGTTGTTCGGCATCGACCCGACGACCGCCATCGCCGACTTCAACGGTCGCCCGCAATATCTGCTCGACCACAACTACCCGATCGCGGGGCTTATCTAG
- a CDS encoding LLM class flavin-dependent oxidoreductase yields the protein MPRLSILDLAFVPDGSTPADALHRSLDLAQHAERWGYHRFWLAEHHNMIGIASAATAVVIGYVAGGTKTIRVGSGGIMLPNHAPLVVAEQFGTLESLYPGRIDLGLGRAPGTDQRTLRALRRGPESAENFPQDVAELRSYFEPAVEGQVVQAVPGAGLKVPLWMLGSSLFGAQLAALTGLPYAFASHFAPAALLPAADVYRREFQPSAQCAKSYFAAGINAFVADTDAEAQRLFTSAQKQFTNLVRGTRGRLPPPLDDIDAYWTPVEKAQASAMLTCSFVGSPETVREALRRFLERTGVDEVIVASAIYDHAHRLRSYELLAEAFPVNAQLSY from the coding sequence ATGCCTCGACTTTCCATTCTCGATCTCGCATTTGTTCCCGACGGCTCGACACCGGCCGATGCGCTGCACCGCTCCTTGGATCTTGCGCAGCATGCCGAACGCTGGGGCTATCATCGTTTCTGGTTAGCCGAACATCACAACATGATCGGCATCGCCAGCGCTGCAACGGCCGTCGTCATCGGCTACGTCGCCGGCGGCACGAAGACGATCCGCGTCGGCTCGGGCGGGATCATGTTGCCGAACCACGCGCCGCTCGTCGTCGCCGAGCAGTTCGGTACGCTCGAGTCACTCTATCCCGGCCGGATCGATCTCGGGCTCGGGCGAGCGCCGGGGACCGATCAGCGAACCTTGCGCGCGCTGCGTCGTGGTCCTGAGAGCGCCGAGAACTTCCCGCAAGACGTGGCGGAACTGCGATCTTATTTCGAGCCGGCGGTCGAAGGCCAAGTCGTGCAAGCGGTGCCCGGCGCCGGTTTGAAGGTGCCGCTGTGGATGCTTGGCTCCAGCCTCTTCGGCGCGCAACTGGCCGCTCTGACGGGCCTGCCCTACGCTTTCGCGTCGCACTTCGCGCCGGCGGCACTCCTGCCAGCCGCCGACGTTTATCGTCGTGAATTTCAACCTTCGGCGCAATGCGCGAAGTCGTATTTTGCGGCAGGGATCAACGCGTTCGTCGCCGACACCGATGCCGAAGCGCAGCGGCTTTTCACCTCGGCCCAAAAACAGTTCACCAACCTCGTGCGCGGCACGCGCGGTCGCCTGCCGCCGCCGCTCGACGACATCGACGCGTATTGGACGCCGGTCGAAAAAGCGCAAGCCTCGGCGATGCTCACCTGCTCCTTCGTCGGCTCCCCCGAGACGGTCCGCGAGGCTCTGCGTCGCTTCCTCGAACGAACGGGCGTCGACGAGGTGATCGTCGCCTCGGCGATCTACGATCACGCGCACCGCCTGCGCTCGTATGAGTTACTTGCCGAAGCGTTTCCGGTGAACGCGCAGTTGAGTTACTGA
- a CDS encoding twin-arginine translocation signal domain-containing protein: MKHPTTSTDRRDFLTRAGVGLTAAATSLTTFAQDKSPTEAAAGVSITDFERSCLRFRIDTTKKPPKTVSRKLPMTLNNVRFSLDARVVITHKASGRVHDYVLSSSCKSEQVWVKRDVWHQPNADMCMLAGKDEFLVQKLWDKADKGIMLYPASLGMQPERQIGDPKEAFDRFSINLVQRSGRVLGDVDAILAALESDVPVVSQTEYESAGHEVLLEYPVRCVNFSERERYYQVDTGPILVPDFEREYQSMLEGCQLAYIAHNSPEWAEAIVSVPTPLTDDIKVHHYSQSVRIEGTRNRLIAVT, encoded by the coding sequence ATGAAACACCCAACGACATCTACGGATCGCCGTGATTTTCTGACCCGCGCCGGAGTGGGACTCACGGCTGCCGCGACGAGCCTCACGACCTTTGCACAGGACAAATCGCCGACCGAAGCCGCGGCCGGCGTTTCGATCACCGACTTTGAACGCTCCTGTCTGCGATTCCGTATCGACACGACGAAGAAACCTCCCAAGACCGTCTCGCGTAAGCTGCCGATGACGCTGAACAACGTCCGGTTCAGCCTCGATGCCCGCGTCGTGATCACGCACAAGGCCTCAGGTCGCGTGCATGACTATGTGTTGAGTTCGTCCTGCAAGAGCGAACAGGTTTGGGTGAAACGCGATGTCTGGCACCAACCCAATGCCGACATGTGCATGCTAGCCGGCAAGGATGAGTTCCTGGTGCAAAAACTCTGGGACAAAGCGGACAAGGGGATCATGTTGTACCCGGCTTCACTCGGCATGCAGCCCGAACGGCAAATCGGTGATCCGAAGGAGGCCTTCGACCGGTTTTCCATCAACCTCGTGCAGCGGTCCGGTCGCGTGTTGGGCGACGTGGATGCGATCCTTGCCGCGCTCGAGTCGGATGTACCGGTCGTGTCGCAAACGGAGTACGAATCAGCCGGCCATGAAGTGCTGCTGGAGTATCCCGTCCGCTGCGTAAACTTCAGCGAAAGAGAGCGTTACTATCAGGTCGATACGGGGCCGATCCTGGTGCCCGACTTCGAGCGTGAATACCAATCGATGCTGGAAGGTTGCCAACTAGCCTACATCGCGCACAACAGTCCCGAGTGGGCGGAGGCGATCGTCAGCGTGCCGACGCCGCTCACGGACGACATCAAAGTTCATCACTACTCGCAAAGCGTCCGCATCGAGGGAACCCGCAATCGGTTGATCGCAGTGACGTGA
- a CDS encoding PQQ-like beta-propeller repeat protein, which translates to MRATLFVVTSVASLLLSLQVWAADSATNVAAGSVSAQSWPQWRGPNRDGVSSATGLLAKWPEEGPPLLWQVENLGKGMASLAVSGGRIFTLGQVGNAAKLIAVSEADGKPLWQTDVGGGNPNCTPTVDGNLVFALGRDGDLICCDAATGALVWKKSLAADFGGKMMSGWGYSESPLVDGDRLICTPGAPDAQIAALDKKTGTLVWKSAAPSDWGGDKGKDGAGYSSIVISNGAGVKQYVQLTGRGLISVAADDGRVLWTYNRVANGTANIPTPIVDGDHVFCSSGYGTGAALLKLAKEGAGVKADEVYFLKASELENHHGGMIRIGKYIYCGHGHNNGFPMCIEMMTGERKWERSRGAGIGSAAALYADGHLYFRYEDGEMALIKADPEKYELVSQFKLASVKGKSWPHPVIVDGKLFIRDQETLLCYDIKMR; encoded by the coding sequence ATGCGCGCCACCCTCTTCGTCGTCACGTCGGTCGCCTCGCTCCTGCTCAGCCTGCAAGTTTGGGCTGCCGACTCCGCGACGAACGTCGCTGCCGGCTCGGTCTCAGCGCAGAGCTGGCCGCAGTGGCGCGGTCCGAATCGGGACGGCGTGTCGAGCGCGACCGGCCTGCTCGCCAAGTGGCCGGAAGAGGGGCCGCCGCTCCTCTGGCAAGTCGAGAACCTAGGGAAGGGAATGGCGAGCCTTGCGGTTTCGGGTGGACGCATCTTCACGCTCGGCCAAGTCGGCAATGCCGCGAAGCTGATCGCGGTATCCGAGGCCGACGGCAAGCCGCTTTGGCAGACCGACGTCGGCGGCGGCAATCCGAACTGCACACCGACGGTTGACGGAAACCTCGTCTTCGCCCTCGGTCGCGACGGTGACTTGATCTGTTGCGATGCGGCGACCGGCGCGCTTGTATGGAAGAAGAGCCTCGCCGCCGATTTCGGCGGGAAGATGATGTCGGGCTGGGGCTACAGCGAGTCGCCGCTGGTCGACGGCGATCGACTGATCTGCACGCCCGGCGCTCCGGATGCTCAGATCGCGGCGCTCGATAAGAAGACCGGCACGCTCGTCTGGAAGTCGGCGGCGCCGAGCGATTGGGGCGGGGACAAAGGCAAAGACGGCGCGGGCTACTCCTCGATCGTCATCAGCAACGGCGCGGGAGTGAAGCAATACGTACAACTAACCGGCCGGGGCTTGATCAGCGTGGCGGCCGACGACGGACGGGTCCTCTGGACCTACAACCGGGTCGCCAACGGCACGGCGAACATTCCGACCCCGATCGTCGATGGCGACCACGTCTTCTGCTCGTCGGGCTACGGGACCGGCGCGGCGCTCTTGAAGCTCGCGAAAGAGGGCGCGGGCGTCAAGGCAGATGAGGTCTACTTTCTCAAGGCGAGCGAGCTCGAGAACCACCACGGCGGGATGATCCGCATCGGCAAATACATCTACTGCGGCCACGGGCACAACAACGGTTTCCCGATGTGTATCGAGATGATGACCGGCGAACGGAAGTGGGAGCGCAGTCGCGGTGCGGGAATCGGTTCGGCCGCAGCCTTGTATGCCGACGGGCACCTCTACTTCCGCTATGAAGACGGCGAAATGGCCCTGATTAAAGCCGATCCGGAGAAGTACGAACTGGTCAGTCAGTTCAAACTGGCCTCGGTCAAAGGAAAAAGCTGGCCGCATCCGGTGATCGTCGACGGGAAGCTCTTCATCCGCGACCAAGAAACTCTTCTCTGCTACGACATCAAGATGAGGTAG
- a CDS encoding alkaline phosphatase family protein, giving the protein MIRVCGVLCALLLFAATDVGAADLKTRNIVLITIDGLRWQEVFTGAEKALINKQHGGVADVKAIEEKFWRETPEDRRSALLPFFWSKIAREGQLYGNLTKGSSSQITNTMKFSYPGYNEILTGYADPLIDSNAKKPNQNITVLEWLHRKPGFGGKVAAYSAWDVTPYIFNRERCAFPVMGGWENLPESDPNPRQQLLNDLIADTTRINAAEVVDSILYQAVREHLLRYQPRVLFVGFLETDHWGHAGRYDHLLTSANAADRYIQRLWETMQSMEQYRDKTTFIITTDHGRGTGLTDWKNHGQKIQGAEDMWMAFLGPDTPDLGERTNCDRVTQSQIAATVAALLGEDYHGVVPRSGPVIQKALPPIK; this is encoded by the coding sequence ATCATAAGAGTGTGTGGCGTTCTCTGTGCTCTGTTGCTTTTCGCTGCAACCGACGTCGGCGCAGCGGACCTAAAGACGCGGAACATCGTCCTCATTACCATCGACGGTCTTCGTTGGCAGGAAGTCTTCACCGGCGCGGAGAAGGCGCTGATCAACAAACAACATGGCGGCGTCGCAGACGTAAAGGCCATCGAAGAGAAATTCTGGCGCGAGACGCCGGAAGATCGCCGCTCGGCTTTGCTCCCGTTCTTCTGGAGCAAGATCGCTCGCGAAGGGCAACTCTACGGCAACCTGACGAAAGGAAGTTCATCGCAGATCACAAACACGATGAAGTTCTCCTACCCCGGCTACAACGAGATTCTGACCGGCTACGCCGATCCACTGATCGATAGCAACGCCAAGAAGCCGAACCAAAACATCACGGTCTTGGAATGGCTTCACCGCAAGCCCGGGTTCGGCGGCAAAGTGGCCGCCTACAGTGCTTGGGACGTGACGCCGTACATATTCAACCGGGAGCGCTGCGCCTTTCCCGTAATGGGCGGCTGGGAGAATCTTCCTGAGTCCGATCCTAACCCGAGGCAGCAACTTCTCAACGACCTGATCGCCGACACGACCCGAATCAACGCCGCGGAAGTCGTCGATTCAATTCTGTATCAGGCAGTTCGCGAGCATCTGCTGCGATACCAACCCAGAGTGCTGTTCGTGGGGTTTCTCGAAACGGACCATTGGGGACATGCCGGTCGCTACGATCATCTGCTGACTTCAGCCAACGCGGCCGATCGCTATATTCAGCGGCTTTGGGAAACGATGCAGTCGATGGAACAGTATCGCGACAAGACCACGTTCATCATTACGACGGATCACGGTCGAGGCACGGGTCTGACGGACTGGAAGAATCACGGCCAGAAGATTCAAGGTGCCGAAGACATGTGGATGGCGTTTCTCGGTCCGGACACGCCCGACTTGGGAGAACGAACGAACTGCGACCGCGTGACCCAGAGTCAGATCGCAGCAACTGTCGCCGCCTTACTGGGCGAAGACTACCACGGCGTCGTTCCGCGATCGGGGCCGGTCATTCAGAAAGCCTTGCCTCCCATTAAGTAA
- a CDS encoding ATP-binding protein — translation MVVRLPSIPVAAPRLSLIVTTNLPFELWTEVLGSERPTGAALNLLTHRCHIREAKGESYRLRDARRRQSHPADA, via the coding sequence ATCGTCGTGCGGCTGCCCTCGATACCGGTGGCTGCTCCGCGGCTGAGCTTGATCGTCACGACGAACTTGCCGTTCGAACTCTGGACCGAGGTGCTCGGCAGCGAACGGCCGACCGGCGCGGCGCTGAATTTGCTCACGCACCGCTGCCACATCCGGGAAGCCAAGGGCGAAAGCTACCGCCTCCGCGATGCGCGACGGCGGCAAAGCCACCCGGCGGATGCGTAA
- a CDS encoding transposase produces MRDEFLASKSLENLPAARKRSAACKDDYNHHRPHGSRWGL; encoded by the coding sequence CTGCGCGACGAGTTCTTGGCGTCGAAGAGTTTGGAGAATTTGCCGGCGGCTCGCAAGCGGTCGGCGGCGTGCAAAGACGATTACAACCATCACCGGCCTCACGGCTCTCGCTGGGGTCTGTGA
- a CDS encoding DUF1501 domain-containing protein — protein sequence MHHSPKKSRGGFCDGLQRRDFLRVGGLAMGGLALPQLLRADAASGKRSSTKSVIMVFLSGGPPHQDFVDLKPDAPIEIRGEFKPIATNVPGIEICELLPQLARMTDRLAIVRSIVGSEGRHAAFQCMTGQKSAQQPQGNWPSFGSTISKLRGPVDPAVPPFVSLVPPMKHTSWADPGRPGFLGVGHSPFRTEGDGLSDMVLNGVTVDRLGDRRELLQRFDGYRRDADAAGVMSGLDDFQRQAFGILTSSKLAEALDLSREDRRTRDRYGYGSREPAGYGDAGPLCNEYFLSARRLIEAGARVVTLAYGRWDWHGMPYGTNFENSRHHMPMLDQGLSALLEDLRERGLDCDTSVVVWGEFGRTPTINSKGGRDHWPNVSCAMLAGGGMRTGQVIGSTDRLGGEAASRPVSFGEVFATLYHNLGIDVNTTTINDLHGRPQYLVAGEAKPIRELI from the coding sequence ATGCACCACTCTCCGAAAAAATCACGTGGCGGATTCTGCGACGGTCTGCAGCGGCGCGACTTTCTGCGCGTCGGCGGCCTTGCGATGGGTGGGCTGGCGTTGCCGCAGCTATTGCGCGCCGATGCGGCTTCGGGCAAGCGGTCGTCGACGAAGTCCGTGATCATGGTCTTTCTGTCGGGCGGCCCACCGCACCAAGACTTCGTCGATCTCAAGCCGGACGCTCCGATCGAAATTCGCGGCGAGTTTAAGCCGATCGCGACCAACGTGCCGGGCATCGAAATCTGCGAGCTCTTGCCGCAACTCGCGCGCATGACCGATCGGTTGGCGATCGTTCGTTCGATCGTCGGCAGCGAAGGGCGGCATGCGGCGTTTCAATGCATGACCGGACAAAAGAGCGCTCAGCAACCGCAAGGAAATTGGCCGTCGTTCGGTTCGACGATCTCGAAGCTGCGAGGGCCCGTCGATCCGGCGGTTCCGCCGTTCGTCAGCTTAGTCCCTCCGATGAAACACACGAGTTGGGCCGATCCCGGACGCCCGGGGTTTCTCGGCGTCGGCCACTCGCCGTTCCGCACGGAAGGGGACGGACTTTCCGACATGGTGCTCAACGGCGTGACGGTCGATCGGCTCGGTGATCGGCGAGAGTTGCTCCAGCGCTTCGACGGCTATCGTCGCGATGCCGATGCCGCGGGGGTAATGTCGGGCCTCGACGATTTCCAACGCCAGGCTTTCGGCATTCTCACGTCGAGCAAGCTGGCCGAAGCGCTCGATCTGTCGCGCGAAGACCGACGCACGCGCGACCGCTACGGCTACGGCTCGCGCGAACCGGCCGGCTACGGCGATGCCGGACCGCTTTGCAACGAATACTTTCTATCGGCTCGCCGCTTGATCGAAGCGGGCGCGCGTGTCGTGACCTTGGCCTACGGACGGTGGGATTGGCACGGCATGCCCTACGGAACGAACTTCGAAAACTCACGGCACCACATGCCGATGCTCGATCAAGGGCTCAGTGCGCTGCTCGAAGACCTGCGCGAGCGCGGGCTCGACTGCGATACGTCGGTCGTCGTCTGGGGAGAGTTCGGTCGCACGCCGACCATCAACTCCAAAGGAGGCCGAGATCACTGGCCGAATGTTTCGTGTGCGATGCTTGCCGGCGGCGGAATGCGAACCGGGCAAGTCATCGGCTCGACCGATCGCCTCGGCGGAGAGGCGGCGAGTAGACCGGTTTCGTTCGGCGAAGTTTTCGCGACCCTCTACCACAACCTCGGGATCGACGTGAACACGACGACGATCAACGATCTTCACGGCCGGCCGCAATACTTGGTGGCCGGCGAGGCAAAGCCGATCCGCGAATTGATCTAA